The genomic region GGAATATGTTTTCTAGCTTCTGATGCATAAATGTGTTTATCCCTGCTGAATTTTGAGTTAACCAAAGTTTCATGGCAAATGATTCTTAAAGAAAAgatttcattttgttttatttttttaattatttttccttaaacAGGAAAAGGAAATTGCACTAAACTGCCAGCCTCTATGGCAAAACAGGATAAAGCATTTGAAAATTTACCATTACAATCAGAGACCAATAATACCCAAAAgcaacataaaataaaaagaaatagaaacaaaagcaaaaagtTGATTTCTAAAGAAACTGAAAGTTTTTGATGGAGGAGGGCTATTTTGGACTTTTGAAGAATTCCGATGCATCATAGTTTActgtgttttttcttttaagccTAATAGTCTAATCAatccaaatttttattaaattttactattttagtcaattttttataaattatcaatttagctGTGATTTAGCAATtgtcaaaaataaacaatGCGAATAGTGATATAAAtgtcaattaaaaaataaaattatttaattttgaatctcattttttaaattgcatCCGCATTACTAtcaatttacttaatttttacCAACAACTCAATTTGACCAATTACATTCaattagttaaattataattaaattgataattttaaggaatttattaaaatagcaTACCACTGTATTATTTTAGACTGTTagacttcttttttattacaaaattttattataattaaatgtgttttatttgtatttcttttattctacaCTAACCATCtttcaatcaaattatttactacttttatatatcttataaatgtataaatcttttttttttttaattttaaaaaaatgacgCTTAGTATGGAACGAAGGGTAATAGGAAAGATGAAACTCATACTTAGCATCTCcattattattaacatttttCAACAcgcaaaagaaattaataataataattattatttacaattATAATTACAGTAGGAGGAAGGATAAGTacatttgattaattatttcaatattttgtCTCACTACTCATCATTGCTATTTATTATCACCAAAGTTTcacttatatttttcaatgtaACTTGAAGAGTAATTctcaatagaaaaaataaagtattattattattattatggtaaattcaaaatcaacttcTATTGTTAaggtttcttcttcatttgaTTGAACCATTCTTTCTCTCTATgtattttctgattttttttaatattatatcattgtatttctttattttatatttattataaaaaatattccttttgtttttttatttttaaatattaatggaCCAATTCAAGAAAACATTATATTTGgtctcttaaattttttaatgttgttTAATTTCACCTAGTATTTtgtctaaaatttatttccaaTGAGTTTAATATTGTATCAAAAGTTCAAAGATTAACTGAACTGTTAATTTCTTACATTAATCCATTAACTGGTTAATTGATGGcaaacaaaattagaaaaagaaatttaacatAAAGAAATACAATAGCATCATACCAAAACATCCAATATAATACCAAAATATacaatagaaaagaaaatagtttaGATTTTAGGtctaaatccaaaagggatctaacatctaattttttttttcttgctttattGAATGGTAAGGCTTTTGTGAGCAAAATGGTCCAAGAAAAATCTTTATGCCCACAAAGATCCACTCAAAAAGGTTTCAAATGAATAATGTTAGGTGCATCAATATTAGATGATTTTAGTTAAGACTAGTCACTGTCACAAGAGGAAAGGGACACTTAACACTAGCTAAACACAATAAAGTATCTTTTCACAAGgcttatcatttttttctatattaggGTTTCATTGGGCCACCCATGCTTAAATTAAGATGTGGGGGTTCTTGGTTGACTCATTGACAATTTATCTCATggcttaaatttaattattcactCTCAAGatgatcaataattaaaaggtGAAAGTGATGATATCTAGATCTGACCCACTGGTTGACAGTATCTGCTCACTCACATTAGCTAGCAACTCTAATAATATTACTCAAACtgattgttattttgattcttttgatcaattggctcaatatttaaataagtaaaatggttagcaacaaaaagaaaacacaaactTTGGCTAGACTTGTAACTAATTCCTTGAAAATGCAGTAGTTCTTTTGGACCTTTGCAAATGGTACACGAGCCagactaataaaatattgctGAAGGAGTTGGCATCAATAGTAAGTCTAGCAATGATATAGCTAGGGAGAGCCAGCACACTTGCACATATCttacaagaagaaaatgataaacACAATCATTCTACTCATACCGTGGTACTGTAATCGACAgataaatgatatatataatctgaatattttatattttactatttaataattgatattgtaaaattatatttatcgtgtaaataaatgtatatacTGTGTATCTGATACTGTAATCGACAgataaatgatatatataatctgaatattttatattttactatttaataattgatattgtaaaattatatttatcgtgtaaataaatgtatatacTGTGTATCTGATTTCTGAGATAGTTTCATTTAACGAAAATTCATGCCTTATTTCTCTCTggaaaaatctaaatatatatgcatttcaCCCTCTGCATCACTAGATTTTGTAGCTTTGtatcatatataaatgaatggTCCAAAACAAAGTTCTGAAAACCAAGGCTTACATTGTATTGCAGCTACCACAAGCACATACTAACCCCACTCAGCCCTCATGTCATGTCTACGAGAAGAGAAAACGAGAGAAGCAAACACTGAAGATTAGGGTTTGCATGAAAACCCCAGATTTGATTTCTTGTGTCTGTGGGGACATGATTAGGTATTTGGCAAATCAGGTCTCTAGGAATTGCATGACACTATTGTTTCGTGACAACAATTTGTGGACATTAGTCCGAGATATCTTTATACACTTTAATACATTAATTTGCCGGTGTCTTTTATTCTAGTTTTTTCccaaactaaaattaaaaccttactcatttaagattaaatatttcatgaaAACTTTCAATgcatgttaattttatttaattttttagttagtGACATTTAGATCAGATTTATGTGCACGTTAATTAATCgaaaatatttcttatgcGACTTTCAAAGATATATTCTTCAATAAgatacatttaattattttttaagtaataattgctaaaaagtaaattgaaaatgataaaatggTGACAGATTGGGACGAAGAGGGAACCGTTAATGCATGCATAAACAGTATATAGAActttgtaattatgtattttgatCTGCCATTATATGGGGCATGACAGATAACCTCATATATGAAGTGCTTGTAGCTAGCAAGGTAAGCATATGCTTATGTGTACCATGAATAGCCCTTCACTTGAGGTTAGGGAGAAAGAGCATTAATTACACCAAAATGAGTTGGCCATGTTTAGCCAAGGGATTGAAGAAGCAAAAAAAATCTatcttaaaagattttagtGTCAGATTTTGTTTAGTTTTAGAAACATTCCTATTCCAAAGATATAATTCTGCTGGCAAGCATGACAGTCCACCTCATTCAGATACTGTTGGAATGAGTGGAGATTTCTCGACACTTGTGGAGAAAGTTTGGTGCACTTCCATATATTTCCTTAAACTTTGGGGTTTGTCCAAGTTTCCAGATATCCCAAAAGAAGATGATTGCTTACAATCTTCATAAATAAGTTCTTTCTCATTTAatgatcttttattttaggaAAGTTCTTTCTGATTCCATGTTGTAGGAAATGTTTAGTAATCACAGTACTATTAGTAGAAAATCTCATATGTTGTTTTATACAAATAGTAAATTTTCTCCATGGGGGGCAAATGGGTTTATGTGCAATAATGTTCTTCTGAAAATTGCAACAATTGttaaagaaattcaattttggTAACGAACTCTCctcttttcagattttcttCTTCCAAATACTTGAATAGGTTATGCCAATGTGTTCAGCATCTACTGGAaaatgcaaaaaagaaaagaaggctTTGTTGGGTAGCAATtccaaatatataatttgggaACTAGGAGAGGTGCCAATGATCATTCCAATAACTTGAAGGCGTATGGCAAGCTCAAAAGCCAAATAAAAGAGCAAGAGAGACAGCTTGGAGCCTTCCAAGGTTAACATTataggaaaaattaaaagaaagaaaaagagagagaaaatggaaaatgagaaaagtagaaaaagaaagcttaccaaaaaaaatatagaaaaagtaatgaaaaaaaagagtCACTTTAGCTTTGacccctctttttttttttttttttctgggaGGGGTTACAAGaccttttctctttcattaCATGGTAGACCCAACTCTCTtttaacacaaaaaaaaactCTCTCAAAAGACCAAACCTTTTTTCTTgtctctcttcttttctctctatctctctctcgtctctctctctctctctccacaCATTTTATAGAGACTTTCGTTTATCCTTCTCTACAGTTCTTGAGCAAGTGTAGACTAGCGAGTgctgctctctctctctctctaagcCCCACTTAGAAAGCAAATTAACAATTTCCCAAAGCTTTGATCTTTTTTTGAAGCTATAAggtactctctctctctctctctctctctctctctctttattGGGTTTCCTTTTTCTGTTCACTTTTAGCTGGTCTTTGTGATTTGCTTGGTTGGTTTTTGCTTATTTCCCTGCACTTGTTTTGCTTTTTAGCTTCTGGGTCTTTGTGGGGTTTTGAATCCAGAGAAGTGGGTCTTCTTTATTTGAGATCTGTGTGTGCCTTTCTTCTTTACCTTGTTGCtatcttcttcctttttgaGTTTTGGTTAGTTTTTTAAGAGTTATTAGAGAAACTGCATTGGTTcttcttgaattgattgctctTTGTTTTTCACTATTAGTAGAAAGTTTCAATATTTTCATGAAAAAGGATCGTCATTTTAAGGTAAAGTTTAGTTATTTTGCCTTACTAGTGatataattgttaatttcTTGTTCCTGTCTCTTGATTGTTTCTTTGTGATATGTGATCTGGGTCCTCTAGCAATTCTAGGCTTGTTAGCCTCTTTTCCCATTTTAGCTGCTGAATTATTTGCCTTCTTGTTGGAGAGCTTGGAGCTTGTAACAGATGTATGTGCCATATCGTATACTTGTTATATTTAATCTGCTTTTTGGTACATGGATCCTTTTAAGTGTAATTATCGTCACGATTCATCTCTCCTTTTGTTGGTACAAACTTAGATTCCGCTCCATCTTCTTTCCAATACTATTTTTGTTTAATCCAGTTTGTCCAAATTGATTGGATGGTAACCACTTTCAACTTTGACCAATTGTAGGTAATCTACAACTCTACTATTTACTGATCTGAAGATGAAAGTAAGTAGGAGTGCTTGTGGACAGATCACACTTGGAGCTGAGTAATGGGTTTTCCCATTCTGATCTATGTgacaaattttctttctttcaatggCATCAAAACCCAGTACCAGAACTTCCCCAGAAAAGCATAGAAAAGGCACTAGTAATCAGACACCGGAAGGAAAATCCCGCAGGCCCTCACCCTTACAGATTACGAAGACAAGTAAATCAGAGCCTGTTACCCCCAAAAAACCGCCTCCTAGTGTTCAACAAATTGCATCAAAACCAGATTCTGTACTGCTGACAGTGACAGATGACAAGAAATCACTGATTTCTCATAAATCAGATAATGTTAGTTTTTTAGCCGATAAGGTATCTTCAGGTTTGGCCCTTGTTGATCTTAAACAAGGGCCAACATGTGTGGGTCCTGAAGTGAGTGATGTTAGGGACTCACCAGAAACTAGTACTGATCAAGAAAGTAAAAGTTTGCAGCAAGAAGTTAACCTTACTTCAGCTAAGGTTAGTGATGGGACCAATAGCCTTGCAAAGACTAGTGGAAGTGCCAAAGTTAGTGAACAAGCTGATTTTGTTGAGAGTGGGAAAAGTAGTGTGAATAGAGGAAGCACGAGTAGTGATGTGAGTGATGAAAGCACATGTAGCAGCTTGAGTAGCAGTGTCAATAAACCTCACAAAGCCAATGATGTGCGATGGGAAGCAATTCAAGCTGTACGTGCAAAAGATGGTGTGTTGGGTGTAAACCATTTTAGACTGCTTAAGAGGTTGGGATGTGGGGACATTGGAAGTGTGTATCTCTCAGAGTTGAGTGGAACAAAATGTTATTTTGCCATGAAGGTTATGGATAAAGCATCTTTAGCAAGTCGTAAGAAACTTCTTCGAGCTCAAACAGAGAGAGAAATACTGCAATGTTTGGACCACCCCTTCCTTCCGACTTTATATACCCATTTTGAGACTGACAAGTTCTCATGCTTGGTTATGGAGTTCTGTCCTGGTGGCGACTTGCACACACTTCGACAAAGGCAACCAGGAAAGCATTTTTCTGAACGGGCAGTAAAGTATGAACCTAtctttatttatgtaatttctaTACAAGTGTCTTGTTTCATCCTGGATAGTAGGGTTATTGCTACACCACTGTCATGAGTAGGTGCTTGGTGTTTATTTCAAATGAAATTCCTGCATTTTCTTTTGTGCATGCTTTCACAAAGTACCTAAGTTGAAAAGGTGTCTTGTTTCATCCTGTATGGTAAAGTTATTGCTACACCACTGTCAGGAGGAGGAGCTTGGTGTTTATTTCAAATGATTGTGGTTTAATTGCCTTTATTTAcgtataaaataagaatttaaaaaatttacca from Ricinus communis isolate WT05 ecotype wild-type chromosome 9, ASM1957865v1, whole genome shotgun sequence harbors:
- the LOC8286870 gene encoding serine/threonine-protein kinase D6PK, with product MASKPSTRTSPEKHRKGTSNQTPEGKSRRPSPLQITKTSKSEPVTPKKPPPSVQQIASKPDSVLLTVTDDKKSLISHKSDNVSFLADKVSSGLALVDLKQGPTCVGPEVSDVRDSPETSTDQESKSLQQEVNLTSAKVSDGTNSLAKTSGSAKVSEQADFVESGKSSVNRGSTSSDVSDESTCSSLSSSVNKPHKANDVRWEAIQAVRAKDGVLGVNHFRLLKRLGCGDIGSVYLSELSGTKCYFAMKVMDKASLASRKKLLRAQTEREILQCLDHPFLPTLYTHFETDKFSCLVMEFCPGGDLHTLRQRQPGKHFSERAVKFYVAEVLLALEYLHMLGIVYRDLKPENVLVREDGHIMLSDFDLSLRCAVSPTLVKSSAPEGDPLRKNPAYCVQPACIEPSCIQPSCVAPTTCFSPRLFLSKSRKDRKPKNEMGNQVTPLPELIAEPTDARSMSFVGTHEYLAPEIIKGEGHGSAVDWWTFGIFLYELLFGKTPFKGSGNRATLFNVVGQPLRFPESPIVSFSARDLIRGLLVKEPQHRLAYKRGATEIKQHPFFEGVNWALIRCASPPEIPKLPEIEQIRAPPSTSGKGVPTVLPEQNNYLEFDFF